From the Hevea brasiliensis isolate MT/VB/25A 57/8 chromosome 15, ASM3005281v1, whole genome shotgun sequence genome, one window contains:
- the LOC110671063 gene encoding probable serine/threonine-protein kinase WNK9 isoform X2, translated as MTLLRLILLGDMEDTMKFLAKELQRHYKAFDEYEGIEVAWNQVKLYDFLQRPEDLERLYCEIHLLKTLKHENIMKFYTSWVDAANRNINFVTEMFTSGTLRQYRLKHKRVNIRAVKYWCKQILKGLLYLHSHNPPVIHRDLKCDNIFVNGNQGEVKIGDLGLAAILKKSYAACCVGTPEFMAPEVYEEEYNELVDIYSFGMCVLEMVTFEYPYSECSHPAQIYKKVISGKKPDALYKVKDPEVRQFVEKCLATASSRLSARELLEDPFLQIDDYGYDLTSLDYQGDCNEIGALVRQPFYGINHTSNSLTNGYAHYLCYGPENEIEYHKVEYEPTEIDLLFCQEDEHFENVDITIKGRRREDDGIFLRLRIADEEGCIRNIYFPFDIETDTALSVAAEMISELDITDQDVLKIADMIDGEIASLVPEWRRGQEKEESLQCANATFCQNCASYGYLLDYLSSNSPGAKNLQVLQCSKHGSANLHGRFEEITYQIEGPEKCPSTDCAPFGSSQSNGISYTDIWAQRDAPELSSQGLREIHCDDEGNDAVDQSIFEKEERIINMESFSESNTTNCVSSSVSAACAHWDDYENEIRQELRWLKAKYQMQLRELRDQQLRVKSKPSSPDPNSDNKDHNMDNGVHLPSILTKVKREEYKPSLKSLPSGKHLNSTFLTDAEKRCANLEYQVVQNFEAINRGYSPEQMVTAKSFYTGDLLPYPLHRATSLPVDALDV; from the exons ATGACTTTGTTGAGGTTGATCCTACTGGGAGATATGGAAGA TACAATGAAATTCTTGGCAAAGGAGCTTCAAAGACA TTATAAagcctttgatgagtatgaaggaATTGAGGTGGCATGGAATCAGGTGAAGCTCTATGATTTCCTCCAACGTCCTGAAGATCTTGAGAGGCTTTACTGTGAAATTCACCTACTCAAGACCTTGAAACATGAGAATATCATGAAATTCTACACTTCTTGGGTTGATGCAGCTAACAGGAACATCAACTTTGTCACTGAGATGTTCACCTCTGGTACTCTCAGACA GTATAGGTTAAAACACAAGAGAGTAAATATTAGAGCTGTGAAGTATTGGTGTAAGCAGATATTGAAGGGGCTTCTCTATCTCCATAGCCATAACCCTCCTGTAATCCACAGAGATCTCAAGTGTGACAACATTTTTGTTAATGGCAACCAAGGAGAAGTCAAGATTGGGGATCTTGGTCTCGCTGCAATCCTTAAGAAATCCTATGCTGCTTGTTGCGTTG GAACGCCAGAGTTCATGGCTCCAGAGGTGTACGAAGAGGAATACAATGAATTAGTTGACATATATTCTTTTGGGATGTGTGTGTTGGAGATGGTTACCTTCGAATATCCATATAGTGAATGCAGCCACCCTGCTCAGATATACAAGAAAGTTATATCT GGGAAAAAACCAGATGCTCTATACAAAGTAAAGGATCCAGAGGTGCGACAATTTGTTGAAAAATGTCTAGCAACCGCGTCAAGTAGACTCTCTGCCAGAGAACTTTTGGAGGACCCTTTTCTCCAAATTGATGATTATGGATATGATTTGACGTCATTAGATTACCAGGGTGATTGTAATGAAATAGGTGCTCTAGTAAGACAACCTTTCTATGGAATTAATCACACTAGCAACTCTTTGACTAATGGTTATGCCCATTATCTTTGTTATGGTCCTGAGAATGAAATAGAGTACCATAAAGTTGAATATGAACCAACTGAAATTGATCTCCTTTTTTGTCAAGAAGATGAACATTTTGAAAATGTTGACATTACAATCAAAGGTAGGAGGAGAGAGGATGATGGCATCTTCTTGAGGCTCAGAATTGCAGATGAAGAAG GTTGCATTCGAAACATCTACTTCCCATTTGATATTGAGACTGACACTGCTCTGAGCGTTGCAGCTGAGATGATTTCTGAGCTTGATATCACTGATCAAGATGTGTTGAAGATAGCAGATATGATCGATGGTGAAATTGCAAGCTTGGTACCTGAATGGAGAAGAGGACAGGAGAAAGAGGAAAGTCTACAGTGTGCAAATGCAACTTTCTGTCAAAATTGTGCTTCATACGGTTACCTGTTGGATTATTTGTCGTCAAATAGTCCAGGAGCCAAGAACTTGCAAGTTCTTCAATGTTCTAAACATGGAAGTGCTAATCTACATGGCCGATTTGAGGAGATCACATACCAAATTGAAGGGCCAGAAAAATGTCCCAGCACTGACTGTGCACCATTTggatcaagccaatccaatggcATAAGTTATACGGACATCTGGGCTCAGCGAGATGCCCCAGAGTTAAGTTCACAAGGATTAAGAGAGATTCATTGTGATGATGAGGGAAATGATGCAGTGGACCAATCAATCTTTGAAAAGGAAGAGAGAATCATAAATATGGAGAGTTTTTCTGAATCCAACACAACAAATTGTGTCTCTTCAAGCGTTTCGGCAGCTTGTGCTCACTGGGATGATTATGAGAATGAAATTAGGCAAGAACTGAGATGGCTTAAAGCAAAATATCAGATGCAGTTAAGGGAGcttagagaccaacaattgagaGTCAAATCAAAACCATCAAGCCCAGATCCTAATTCAGATAACAAAGATCACAATATGGACAATGGAGTTCATTTGCCTTCAATTTTGACTAAAGtaaagagagaggaatataaaCCTTCCCTGAAATCTCTCCCCTCTGGGAAGCATCTCAATTCAACTTTCCTTACGGATGCGGAGAAGAGATGTGCCAACTTAGAATACCAAGTAGTCCAAAATTTCGAGGCAATCAACAGGGGATACAGCCCTGAGCAAATGGTAACTGCTAAGAGTTTCTACACTGGAGATTTACTTCCATATCCTCTTCACAGGGCAACCTCCCTTCCAGTTGATGCTCTTGATGTTTAA
- the LOC110671063 gene encoding probable serine/threonine-protein kinase WNK9 isoform X1, producing the protein MNSPASLEPDSDDFVEVDPTGRYGRYNEILGKGASKTVYKAFDEYEGIEVAWNQVKLYDFLQRPEDLERLYCEIHLLKTLKHENIMKFYTSWVDAANRNINFVTEMFTSGTLRQYRLKHKRVNIRAVKYWCKQILKGLLYLHSHNPPVIHRDLKCDNIFVNGNQGEVKIGDLGLAAILKKSYAACCVGTPEFMAPEVYEEEYNELVDIYSFGMCVLEMVTFEYPYSECSHPAQIYKKVISGKKPDALYKVKDPEVRQFVEKCLATASSRLSARELLEDPFLQIDDYGYDLTSLDYQGDCNEIGALVRQPFYGINHTSNSLTNGYAHYLCYGPENEIEYHKVEYEPTEIDLLFCQEDEHFENVDITIKGRRREDDGIFLRLRIADEEGCIRNIYFPFDIETDTALSVAAEMISELDITDQDVLKIADMIDGEIASLVPEWRRGQEKEESLQCANATFCQNCASYGYLLDYLSSNSPGAKNLQVLQCSKHGSANLHGRFEEITYQIEGPEKCPSTDCAPFGSSQSNGISYTDIWAQRDAPELSSQGLREIHCDDEGNDAVDQSIFEKEERIINMESFSESNTTNCVSSSVSAACAHWDDYENEIRQELRWLKAKYQMQLRELRDQQLRVKSKPSSPDPNSDNKDHNMDNGVHLPSILTKVKREEYKPSLKSLPSGKHLNSTFLTDAEKRCANLEYQVVQNFEAINRGYSPEQMVTAKSFYTGDLLPYPLHRATSLPVDALDV; encoded by the exons ATGAATAGTCCTGCAAGCCTTGAGCCAGATTCTGATGACTTTGTTGAGGTTGATCCTACTGGGAGATATGGAAGA TACAATGAAATTCTTGGCAAAGGAGCTTCAAAGACAGT TTATAAagcctttgatgagtatgaaggaATTGAGGTGGCATGGAATCAGGTGAAGCTCTATGATTTCCTCCAACGTCCTGAAGATCTTGAGAGGCTTTACTGTGAAATTCACCTACTCAAGACCTTGAAACATGAGAATATCATGAAATTCTACACTTCTTGGGTTGATGCAGCTAACAGGAACATCAACTTTGTCACTGAGATGTTCACCTCTGGTACTCTCAGACA GTATAGGTTAAAACACAAGAGAGTAAATATTAGAGCTGTGAAGTATTGGTGTAAGCAGATATTGAAGGGGCTTCTCTATCTCCATAGCCATAACCCTCCTGTAATCCACAGAGATCTCAAGTGTGACAACATTTTTGTTAATGGCAACCAAGGAGAAGTCAAGATTGGGGATCTTGGTCTCGCTGCAATCCTTAAGAAATCCTATGCTGCTTGTTGCGTTG GAACGCCAGAGTTCATGGCTCCAGAGGTGTACGAAGAGGAATACAATGAATTAGTTGACATATATTCTTTTGGGATGTGTGTGTTGGAGATGGTTACCTTCGAATATCCATATAGTGAATGCAGCCACCCTGCTCAGATATACAAGAAAGTTATATCT GGGAAAAAACCAGATGCTCTATACAAAGTAAAGGATCCAGAGGTGCGACAATTTGTTGAAAAATGTCTAGCAACCGCGTCAAGTAGACTCTCTGCCAGAGAACTTTTGGAGGACCCTTTTCTCCAAATTGATGATTATGGATATGATTTGACGTCATTAGATTACCAGGGTGATTGTAATGAAATAGGTGCTCTAGTAAGACAACCTTTCTATGGAATTAATCACACTAGCAACTCTTTGACTAATGGTTATGCCCATTATCTTTGTTATGGTCCTGAGAATGAAATAGAGTACCATAAAGTTGAATATGAACCAACTGAAATTGATCTCCTTTTTTGTCAAGAAGATGAACATTTTGAAAATGTTGACATTACAATCAAAGGTAGGAGGAGAGAGGATGATGGCATCTTCTTGAGGCTCAGAATTGCAGATGAAGAAG GTTGCATTCGAAACATCTACTTCCCATTTGATATTGAGACTGACACTGCTCTGAGCGTTGCAGCTGAGATGATTTCTGAGCTTGATATCACTGATCAAGATGTGTTGAAGATAGCAGATATGATCGATGGTGAAATTGCAAGCTTGGTACCTGAATGGAGAAGAGGACAGGAGAAAGAGGAAAGTCTACAGTGTGCAAATGCAACTTTCTGTCAAAATTGTGCTTCATACGGTTACCTGTTGGATTATTTGTCGTCAAATAGTCCAGGAGCCAAGAACTTGCAAGTTCTTCAATGTTCTAAACATGGAAGTGCTAATCTACATGGCCGATTTGAGGAGATCACATACCAAATTGAAGGGCCAGAAAAATGTCCCAGCACTGACTGTGCACCATTTggatcaagccaatccaatggcATAAGTTATACGGACATCTGGGCTCAGCGAGATGCCCCAGAGTTAAGTTCACAAGGATTAAGAGAGATTCATTGTGATGATGAGGGAAATGATGCAGTGGACCAATCAATCTTTGAAAAGGAAGAGAGAATCATAAATATGGAGAGTTTTTCTGAATCCAACACAACAAATTGTGTCTCTTCAAGCGTTTCGGCAGCTTGTGCTCACTGGGATGATTATGAGAATGAAATTAGGCAAGAACTGAGATGGCTTAAAGCAAAATATCAGATGCAGTTAAGGGAGcttagagaccaacaattgagaGTCAAATCAAAACCATCAAGCCCAGATCCTAATTCAGATAACAAAGATCACAATATGGACAATGGAGTTCATTTGCCTTCAATTTTGACTAAAGtaaagagagaggaatataaaCCTTCCCTGAAATCTCTCCCCTCTGGGAAGCATCTCAATTCAACTTTCCTTACGGATGCGGAGAAGAGATGTGCCAACTTAGAATACCAAGTAGTCCAAAATTTCGAGGCAATCAACAGGGGATACAGCCCTGAGCAAATGGTAACTGCTAAGAGTTTCTACACTGGAGATTTACTTCCATATCCTCTTCACAGGGCAACCTCCCTTCCAGTTGATGCTCTTGATGTTTAA